In Streptomyces longhuiensis, the following proteins share a genomic window:
- a CDS encoding TetR family transcriptional regulator: MPGSSTTETLTERRKAATRLDIARTAAALFAQDGLRATRAEDIARAAGVAPRTFYRYFATKEEAVAPLLAAGAQQWAEAVRDAPATLSVPEALRHAVARSLTAEDAANVESLEWVRSLLRMAAESPALQAVWGTACHASEATLLAVLEERMGGGGDTGIPPSLALRMAAGVACTAIRVGVETWAASDAPAGGELGPASLAARCLASLGDFPWAPA, translated from the coding sequence ATGCCCGGTAGCTCTACGACTGAGACGCTGACGGAACGACGCAAGGCCGCCACCCGCCTGGACATCGCCCGCACGGCGGCGGCGCTCTTCGCACAGGACGGCCTGCGCGCCACCCGAGCCGAGGACATCGCCCGCGCCGCGGGGGTCGCCCCGCGCACCTTCTACCGCTACTTCGCGACCAAGGAAGAAGCGGTCGCCCCGCTCCTCGCCGCAGGAGCCCAGCAGTGGGCGGAGGCCGTGCGCGACGCCCCGGCCACGCTCTCCGTGCCCGAGGCGCTGCGGCACGCGGTCGCCCGCTCGCTCACCGCGGAGGACGCGGCGAACGTGGAATCCCTGGAGTGGGTCAGGTCCCTGCTGCGCATGGCGGCGGAGAGCCCGGCGCTGCAAGCGGTGTGGGGCACCGCCTGCCACGCGTCGGAGGCCACGCTGCTGGCGGTCCTCGAGGAGCGGATGGGGGGCGGGGGTGACACGGGGATACCCCCGTCGCTCGCTCTGCGCATGGCCGCCGGGGTCGCGTGCACGGCCATTCGCGTAGGCGTGGAGACCTGGGCCGCGAGCGACGCCCCCGCCGGCGGCGAGCTCGGGCCCGCGTCGCTCGCCGCGCGGTGCCTCGCGTCGCTCGGCGACTTCCCGTGGGCCCCGGCCTAG
- a CDS encoding MFS transporter — protein sequence MTSPVTTPDRRRWFALAIVMTAAFMDLVDVTIVNVAIPSIQLDSGATFSQIQWITAGYALAFAAGLITGGRLGDIYGRKRLFLIGIAGFTLASALCGFAANPEMLVASRILQGGMAAMMVPQVLSIVHATFPAEERGKVFGLFGMIVGLGAVSGPLLGALLTEWNLFGLEWRPIFLINLPVGIAGLLLGRKFISESKAPRALKLDLVGVVLVTLGLLMLLYPLTRGRELGWPVWGYVVMAASVLVFGALVAYEKYKARRDGSPLVELSLFKVKSFAAGIAVQVVFGVALGVFFLVWTMYMQVGLGWTPLHAGLTGVPFSIAVSAAAGMSVQKLVPRFGRKVLQTGALAMIAGLLIYIWEAGRYGAGITSWQMALPLVVMGVGMGLIVAPLTDAVLSDVPREHAGSASGLINTTQQMGTALGLGLVAVVFFGTIGDHLAPAEVGQAFTDAFRNSLWYVVGVLAVIFLLMFALPGRPAQHVEGGAQDADPEAGPVEKAPELV from the coding sequence ATGACTTCACCCGTGACCACCCCCGACAGGCGACGCTGGTTCGCCCTGGCCATCGTGATGACCGCCGCCTTCATGGACCTGGTCGACGTCACGATCGTCAATGTCGCGATCCCGTCGATCCAGCTGGACTCGGGCGCCACCTTCAGCCAGATCCAGTGGATCACCGCCGGGTACGCGCTCGCGTTCGCCGCCGGCCTGATCACCGGCGGGCGGCTCGGCGACATCTACGGCCGCAAGCGGCTCTTCCTGATAGGGATCGCCGGCTTCACGCTCGCCTCGGCGCTCTGCGGCTTCGCCGCGAACCCCGAGATGCTGGTCGCCTCGCGCATCCTCCAGGGCGGCATGGCCGCGATGATGGTGCCGCAGGTCCTGTCGATCGTCCACGCCACGTTCCCCGCCGAGGAGCGCGGCAAGGTCTTCGGCCTCTTCGGCATGATCGTCGGCCTGGGCGCGGTCTCGGGCCCGCTGCTCGGCGCGCTGCTCACCGAGTGGAACCTGTTCGGACTCGAATGGCGCCCGATCTTCCTGATCAACCTGCCGGTCGGCATCGCCGGACTGCTCCTCGGCCGCAAGTTCATCAGCGAGTCCAAGGCACCCCGCGCCCTCAAGCTCGACCTCGTCGGCGTCGTCCTGGTCACGCTCGGCCTGCTGATGCTGCTCTACCCGCTGACGCGCGGCCGCGAGCTGGGCTGGCCCGTGTGGGGTTACGTGGTGATGGCGGCCAGCGTCCTCGTCTTCGGCGCGCTCGTCGCGTACGAGAAGTACAAGGCGCGGCGCGACGGTTCGCCGCTGGTCGAGCTGTCCCTGTTCAAGGTGAAGAGCTTCGCGGCCGGTATCGCCGTGCAGGTCGTCTTCGGTGTCGCGCTCGGCGTGTTCTTCCTGGTGTGGACGATGTACATGCAGGTCGGCCTCGGGTGGACGCCGCTCCACGCGGGCCTGACCGGGGTGCCGTTCTCCATCGCCGTGTCGGCGGCGGCCGGGATGTCCGTGCAGAAGCTCGTGCCGCGGTTCGGGCGCAAGGTGCTCCAGACCGGCGCGCTGGCGATGATCGCCGGACTGCTGATCTACATCTGGGAGGCCGGGCGCTACGGCGCCGGGATCACGTCCTGGCAGATGGCGCTGCCGCTCGTCGTGATGGGCGTCGGCATGGGCCTCATCGTCGCCCCGCTGACCGACGCGGTGCTCTCCGACGTGCCGCGCGAGCACGCCGGTTCCGCGTCCGGGCTGATCAACACCACGCAGCAGATGGGTACGGCGCTCGGGCTCGGCCTCGTCGCCGTGGTGTTCTTCGGGACGATCGGCGACCACCTCGCGCCGGCCGAGGTCGGGCAGGCGTTCACCGACGCGTTCCGCAACTCGCTCTGGTACGTCGTCGGCGTGCTCGCCGTGATCTTCCTGCTGATGTTCGCGCTGCCGGGACGGCCCGCGCAGCATGTCGAAGGGGGCGCGCAGGACGCGGACCCGGAGGCCGGACCGGTCGAGAAGGCGCCGGAACTGGTCTAG
- a CDS encoding L,D-transpeptidase, whose product MEYLVTTPDTAAPQQHPRQPEQGRRRTARRVLVATAAVTVGALALTACGGSANAENADGKNGGTKGKGSSAAQIMISAKDGSTGASINATGVKVKSGKLTDVKMTEPDSGETVPGSFTANGSAWKPKEQLERGTKYRISATAKDSDGRTAAANSIFTTVTTSGSFIGTYTPDGGTTVGVGMPVSFTFDKAITNKKAVQSHITVSSSSGQQIVGHWFGAQRLDFRPEEYWKAGSKVTMKIDLDGVQGANGVTGVQNKTVSFTVGRSQVSTVDVNTQTMTVVRDGKTIKTIPISAGSAQHTTYNGQMVISEKFVQTRMNGSTVGFGGEYDIPDVPHAMRLSSSGTFIHGNYWYPKGNPPFGRSGTSHGCIGLADVQGAGGATIAKWFYDNSLVGDVVTVKHSPDTTIAPDNGLNGWNMSWSQWTAGSAV is encoded by the coding sequence CTGGAGTATCTCGTGACAACCCCGGACACAGCCGCGCCCCAGCAGCACCCCCGGCAGCCCGAACAGGGCCGCAGGCGTACCGCGCGGCGGGTCCTGGTGGCGACGGCCGCGGTCACCGTCGGCGCGCTCGCCCTGACCGCCTGCGGCGGCAGCGCCAACGCGGAGAACGCCGACGGCAAGAACGGCGGCACCAAGGGCAAGGGCTCGTCCGCCGCGCAGATCATGATCTCGGCCAAGGACGGTTCGACGGGTGCGTCGATCAACGCGACGGGCGTGAAGGTCAAGTCCGGCAAGCTCACCGACGTGAAGATGACGGAGCCCGACAGCGGGGAGACCGTGCCGGGCTCCTTCACCGCCAACGGCTCGGCGTGGAAGCCCAAGGAGCAGCTCGAGCGCGGGACGAAGTACCGCATTTCGGCCACCGCCAAGGATTCCGACGGGCGTACCGCCGCCGCCAACTCGATCTTCACGACGGTCACCACGTCGGGCAGCTTCATCGGCACGTACACGCCGGACGGCGGCACCACCGTCGGCGTCGGCATGCCGGTCTCGTTCACGTTCGACAAGGCGATCACGAACAAGAAGGCCGTGCAGTCGCACATCACGGTCTCCTCCAGCAGCGGCCAGCAGATCGTGGGCCACTGGTTCGGCGCGCAGCGGCTCGACTTCCGCCCCGAGGAGTACTGGAAGGCCGGCTCCAAGGTCACGATGAAGATCGACCTGGACGGCGTGCAGGGCGCGAACGGCGTGACGGGCGTCCAGAACAAGACGGTCAGCTTCACCGTGGGCCGCTCCCAGGTCTCCACGGTCGACGTCAACACCCAGACGATGACGGTCGTGCGGGACGGCAAGACGATCAAGACGATCCCGATCTCGGCCGGCAGCGCGCAGCACACCACGTACAACGGTCAGATGGTGATCTCCGAGAAGTTCGTGCAGACCCGGATGAACGGGTCGACGGTCGGCTTCGGCGGCGAGTACGACATCCCCGACGTCCCGCACGCGATGCGTCTGTCCTCGTCCGGCACGTTCATCCACGGCAACTACTGGTATCCGAAGGGCAATCCGCCCTTCGGCCGCTCCGGCACCAGTCACGGCTGCATCGGCCTCGCGGACGTCCAGGGCGCGGGCGGGGCGACGATCGCCAAGTGGTTCTACGACAACTCGCTCGTCGGCGACGTGGTGACCGTCAAGCACTCCCCCGACACCACCATCGCGCCCGACAACGGCCTCAACGGCTGGAACATGTCGTGGAGCCAGTGGACGGCGGGCAGCGCCGTCTGA
- a CDS encoding extracellular solute-binding protein: MRRRRFLLQTAGLAGAAAYGLSGCGSGSSKSSLDLMVASYDQSVGSSIGDQWDQVVKAYKKVKPDVTVHVERIPFAKLDRTLAQRVKDGKAPDIAQSNVFATFAEQRKLYPVSELFDIPTQADFTQSFAQAGTAHYVQYGIPFMASTPRLFYNTALFERAGVSAPGSWDELHSAAKALKALGVKTPYGLQLGPEAAEDEALAWLLAGGGTYAGVTGYDFATNSNIATLTWLRDRLAGEGLAGAAPQLLDRTAAYEQFLRGQIGMMIAHPVLMNAADRAKVPYAHAAFPQRDGGAAAPVGLSDWLLAFKQNGRKTECGEFLTYLYSRKSARTYGGGQAALPVTASASDTLRSDPAQRPLWKFIDQMPRAEFQPVNQASWPDVRAAIREDIGSAVVRGGNPRAVLQALDTKASRAEIRTAG, translated from the coding sequence GTGCGGCGGCGACGTTTCCTTCTTCAGACGGCCGGGCTCGCCGGCGCCGCGGCCTACGGGCTCAGCGGCTGCGGTTCCGGCTCGTCGAAGTCCTCCCTCGACCTGATGGTGGCGAGCTACGACCAGAGCGTCGGTTCCTCGATCGGCGACCAGTGGGACCAGGTCGTCAAGGCGTACAAGAAGGTGAAGCCGGACGTCACGGTCCATGTCGAGCGGATCCCGTTCGCCAAGCTGGACCGGACCCTCGCCCAGCGGGTGAAGGACGGCAAGGCGCCCGACATCGCGCAGTCCAACGTCTTCGCGACATTCGCCGAGCAGCGCAAGCTCTACCCGGTGTCGGAGCTCTTCGACATCCCCACCCAGGCCGACTTCACGCAGTCGTTCGCCCAGGCGGGCACGGCGCACTACGTCCAGTACGGCATCCCGTTCATGGCGAGCACCCCACGCCTCTTCTACAACACGGCGCTCTTCGAGCGCGCGGGCGTCTCCGCGCCCGGCTCGTGGGACGAACTGCACTCCGCGGCAAAGGCGTTGAAGGCGCTCGGCGTGAAGACGCCGTACGGGCTCCAGCTCGGTCCCGAGGCCGCCGAGGACGAGGCGCTCGCCTGGCTGCTCGCCGGCGGCGGCACCTACGCGGGCGTCACCGGCTACGACTTCGCGACCAACAGCAACATCGCGACGCTGACCTGGCTGCGCGACCGCCTCGCCGGCGAGGGCCTGGCCGGCGCCGCGCCCCAGCTCCTCGACCGGACGGCCGCGTACGAGCAGTTCCTGCGCGGGCAGATCGGCATGATGATCGCCCACCCGGTCCTGATGAACGCGGCCGACCGGGCGAAGGTCCCGTACGCGCACGCCGCGTTCCCGCAGCGGGACGGGGGCGCGGCGGCGCCGGTCGGGCTGAGCGACTGGCTGCTCGCGTTCAAGCAGAACGGCCGCAAGACCGAGTGCGGCGAGTTCCTGACGTACCTCTACAGCCGCAAGTCGGCCCGGACGTACGGGGGCGGCCAGGCGGCGCTGCCCGTGACGGCGTCCGCGTCGGACACCCTCCGCTCCGACCCGGCGCAGCGCCCGCTGTGGAAGTTCATCGACCAGATGCCGCGGGCGGAGTTCCAGCCGGTGAACCAGGCGTCCTGGCCCGACGTGCGCGCCGCGATCCGCGAGGACATCGGCTCGGCGGTCGTCCGGGGCGGCAACCCTCGCGCGGTGCTCCAGGCCCTGGACACGAAGGCGAGCCGCGCGGAGATCCGTACGGCCGGCTGA
- a CDS encoding FmdB family zinc ribbon protein: MPTYQYQCTECGEGLEAVQKFTDDALTVCPSCDGRLKKVFSAVGIVFKGSGFYRNDSRGSSSSSSPASSSAKSASDTKSSSSDSKASGSSSSTSTSSASASSSSSSSSSSSSAA; this comes from the coding sequence GTGCCGACGTACCAGTACCAGTGCACCGAATGCGGCGAGGGCCTCGAGGCGGTGCAGAAGTTCACCGATGACGCCCTGACCGTGTGCCCCAGCTGCGACGGACGCCTCAAGAAGGTGTTCTCGGCGGTCGGCATCGTCTTCAAGGGATCGGGCTTCTACCGCAACGACAGCCGCGGCTCCTCGTCGAGCAGCTCGCCGGCGTCGTCGTCCGCGAAGTCGGCCTCGGACACGAAGTCTTCGTCCTCGGACTCCAAGGCGTCCGGGTCGTCGTCCTCCACGTCGACGTCCTCGGCCTCCGCTTCGTCTTCCTCTTCGAGCTCGTCCTCGAGCTCTTCCGCCGCGTAA
- the mscL gene encoding large conductance mechanosensitive channel protein MscL — protein MSEKKKPSLWEGFKAFLMRGNVIDLAVAVVIGAAFTNIVNSVVKGVINPLVGAFGTKDLNGYKSCLKGTCPGDDGIEILWGSVLSATLTFLITAAVVYFLMVLPMAKYLAKKAARDAAKEGAAEVVELSELEVLKEIRDALVAQRGSGHSEQ, from the coding sequence GTGAGCGAGAAGAAGAAGCCGAGTCTGTGGGAGGGCTTCAAGGCCTTCTTGATGCGCGGCAATGTGATCGACCTCGCGGTCGCCGTGGTCATCGGAGCCGCGTTCACCAACATCGTGAACTCCGTCGTGAAGGGCGTCATCAACCCGCTGGTCGGCGCGTTCGGCACGAAGGACCTGAACGGCTACAAGTCGTGCCTGAAGGGCACCTGCCCGGGCGACGACGGCATCGAGATCCTGTGGGGCTCGGTGCTCAGCGCCACTCTCACGTTCCTGATCACGGCCGCGGTCGTGTACTTCCTGATGGTGCTGCCGATGGCCAAGTACCTCGCCAAGAAGGCGGCCCGGGACGCCGCGAAGGAAGGCGCCGCGGAGGTCGTGGAGCTGTCCGAGTTGGAGGTCCTGAAGGAGATCCGCGACGCCCTGGTGGCGCAGCGCGGCTCTGGGCACAGCGAGCAGTAG
- a CDS encoding RcpC/CpaB family pilus assembly protein, which yields MSPFSTPPTCEVPRFAPLRVRGGRWRPRRAGRHRRRAVAAGLAVTAAVLVAAGPSGAGSSGSGSTGSGSTGSGSSGSGSSGSEPSGTGRERVRRSVVTVSAPVRIADAAAVRLLRPGDRVDVVAAGAGAGSGDGRGSGGQDGRVVAAGARVSSVPDSAESAESAGEAASAGGALVVLSVPRETAARLAGAGATSRLAVTLW from the coding sequence ATGTCCCCGTTCAGCACTCCCCCGACGTGCGAGGTCCCGCGTTTCGCGCCGCTGCGGGTGCGCGGCGGGCGGTGGCGGCCACGGCGGGCGGGCCGGCACCGGCGGCGGGCGGTCGCTGCGGGGCTCGCCGTGACGGCGGCGGTGCTGGTGGCCGCGGGGCCGTCGGGGGCGGGGTCCTCCGGTTCCGGGTCCACAGGTTCCGGGTCCACCGGTTCCGGGTCCTCCGGATCGGGCTCCTCGGGCTCCGAGCCCTCGGGCACCGGGCGGGAGCGGGTGCGGCGGTCGGTCGTGACGGTGTCCGCGCCGGTGCGGATCGCGGACGCGGCGGCGGTGCGACTGCTGCGGCCCGGTGACCGGGTCGACGTCGTGGCGGCGGGCGCGGGAGCCGGCTCCGGTGACGGGCGGGGATCCGGGGGCCAGGACGGCAGGGTCGTGGCGGCGGGGGCGAGGGTCAGTTCCGTGCCGGATTCCGCGGAGTCGGCGGAGTCAGCCGGCGAAGCCGCCTCGGCAGGCGGCGCCCTGGTCGTCCTGTCCGTGCCTCGCGAGACGGCGGCGCGGCTCGCCGGCGCCGGTGCCACCTCGCGGCTGGCGGTGACCCTGTGGTGA
- a CDS encoding helix-turn-helix transcriptional regulator, with translation MTTDTPARLLQLLSLLQTPREWPGGELAARLSVSRRTVRRDVDRLRDLGYPVQASMGAEGGYRLVAGKALPPLVLDDEEAVAIAVGLRAGAGHAVEGVEEASVRALAKLEQVLPSRLRHRVSTLQAATMPLTGGDGASIATETLTVLASATAGQERLRFRYRSGDGTESRRLTEPYRMVSTGRRWYLVAYDIDRDDWRTFRVDRVEEPFATGARFAPRELPTGDAAEYLRRSMSGRGRPSYDIDVTFEAPADFVVARLPSALGAPEARPDGTCRLRATATDSVEWLALRLALVDCEFTVHGPDELADYLRELSSRLARATDGPVISGPSGA, from the coding sequence ATGACCACCGACACCCCGGCACGGCTCCTTCAACTGCTCTCCCTGCTCCAGACCCCGCGCGAATGGCCCGGCGGCGAGCTCGCCGCGCGCCTGAGCGTGTCCCGGCGCACGGTGCGCCGGGACGTGGACCGGCTGCGTGATCTCGGCTACCCCGTGCAGGCGTCGATGGGCGCGGAGGGCGGCTACCGCCTGGTCGCGGGGAAGGCACTGCCCCCGCTGGTCCTGGACGACGAGGAGGCGGTGGCCATCGCGGTCGGCCTGCGGGCCGGGGCGGGGCATGCCGTCGAGGGCGTGGAGGAGGCGTCCGTACGGGCCCTCGCCAAGCTGGAGCAGGTGCTGCCCTCGCGCCTGCGGCACCGGGTCTCCACGCTCCAGGCCGCCACGATGCCGCTGACCGGCGGGGACGGCGCGTCCATCGCCACGGAGACGCTCACGGTGCTCGCTTCGGCGACGGCGGGGCAGGAGCGGCTGCGGTTCCGCTACCGCTCGGGCGACGGCACGGAGTCACGCCGTCTGACGGAGCCGTACCGGATGGTGTCGACGGGGCGGCGCTGGTATCTGGTGGCGTACGACATCGACCGGGACGACTGGCGCACCTTCCGCGTGGACCGGGTCGAGGAGCCGTTCGCCACGGGCGCGCGGTTCGCGCCGCGGGAGCTGCCGACGGGGGACGCGGCGGAGTATCTGCGGAGGTCCATGTCGGGGCGCGGCCGGCCCTCGTACGACATCGACGTGACGTTCGAAGCGCCGGCGGACTTCGTGGTGGCGCGGCTGCCCTCGGCGCTGGGCGCGCCCGAGGCGCGGCCCGACGGGACCTGCCGGCTGCGCGCGACGGCGACCGACTCCGTGGAGTGGCTGGCGCTGCGGCTCGCGCTGGTGGACTGCGAGTTCACGGTGCACGGGCCCGATGAACTGGCGGACTATCTCAGAGAGTTGAGCAGCCGTCTGGCCCGCGCCACGGACGGGCCGGTCATATCCGGCCCGTCCGGCGCTTGA
- a CDS encoding glucose 1-dehydrogenase: MNNLTGKTVLITGGARGIGAETARRAVEAGANVVVTDVLEDEGKTLAEGLGERARFMRHDVTSEEDWTAVAAFATAEFGGIDGLVNNAGISTGQPLETETVEHFRKVLDINLTGVFIGMKTAINAMKDNGGGSIVNISSAAGLMGLALTGSYGASKWGVRGLTKLAAVEQGTAKIRVNSVHPGMIYTPMTAQLGIQQGDGGYPNTPMGRVGEAEEIAKAAVFLLSDDSSYVTGAELAVDGGWTTGPTVKYVMGQ; the protein is encoded by the coding sequence ATGAACAACCTCACCGGCAAGACCGTCCTCATCACCGGCGGAGCCCGCGGCATCGGCGCCGAGACAGCGCGCCGTGCCGTCGAGGCGGGTGCCAACGTCGTCGTCACCGACGTCCTGGAGGACGAGGGCAAGACCCTCGCCGAGGGGCTCGGTGAGCGCGCCCGCTTCATGCGGCACGACGTGACGTCGGAGGAGGACTGGACGGCCGTCGCCGCGTTCGCCACCGCCGAGTTCGGCGGGATCGACGGCCTGGTCAACAACGCGGGCATCTCCACGGGCCAGCCCCTGGAGACGGAGACCGTCGAGCACTTCCGCAAGGTCCTCGACATCAACCTCACCGGCGTCTTCATCGGCATGAAGACGGCCATCAACGCGATGAAGGACAACGGCGGCGGCTCCATCGTCAACATCTCCTCCGCCGCCGGCCTCATGGGCCTCGCCCTCACCGGCTCCTACGGCGCCTCGAAGTGGGGCGTGCGCGGCCTGACCAAGCTCGCCGCGGTCGAACAGGGCACGGCGAAGATCCGCGTGAACTCCGTGCACCCCGGCATGATCTACACCCCGATGACGGCCCAGCTCGGCATCCAGCAGGGCGACGGCGGCTACCCGAACACCCCGATGGGCCGCGTCGGCGAGGCGGAGGAAATCGCCAAGGCGGCCGTGTTCCTGCTCTCGGACGACTCCTCGTACGTCACCGGCGCGGAGCTCGCCGTGGACGGCGGCTGGACCACGGGCCCGACGGTCAAGTACGTGATGGGTCAGTAG
- a CDS encoding DUF6227 family protein produces the protein MSVPYDTAAYEPPDSHESHQPDGTHQPDEHLGRLLGRALNSFELPDEALARLDCALAYDSSLHSAHHSAGLHRETYRHTWLLADGSALTLWELVHNTMPERGTQHEVYTSEEDLHLATDRLPLPREAAPDFELPLPLQLPSIPEPRRSYAADDSADHARRLLRRAENEDRPGPDTAGLLHTAYAHQITQAFGRPRLGFTLYEHAFLLHDGSEISLWEIEHTATPDGRHMCEVYATQDEARAAMQRRATGRSRPSCG, from the coding sequence TTGAGCGTTCCGTACGACACCGCAGCGTACGAGCCACCCGATTCGCACGAGTCGCATCAGCCGGACGGCACGCACCAGCCGGATGAGCACCTCGGGCGCCTGCTGGGCCGGGCCCTGAACTCCTTCGAGCTGCCCGACGAGGCCCTCGCCCGCCTCGACTGCGCGCTCGCGTACGACAGTTCGCTGCACTCCGCCCACCACAGCGCGGGCCTGCACCGCGAGACGTACCGGCACACGTGGCTGCTCGCGGACGGCAGCGCGCTCACCCTGTGGGAGCTCGTCCACAACACGATGCCCGAGCGGGGGACCCAGCACGAGGTGTACACGTCGGAGGAGGACCTCCACCTGGCGACGGACCGCCTCCCGCTGCCCCGCGAGGCCGCCCCCGACTTCGAGCTGCCGCTCCCGCTCCAGCTCCCGTCGATCCCCGAGCCGCGCCGCAGTTACGCGGCCGACGACTCGGCGGACCACGCCCGCCGCCTGCTGCGCCGCGCGGAGAACGAGGACCGCCCGGGGCCCGACACGGCAGGGCTCCTGCACACCGCGTACGCGCACCAGATCACGCAGGCGTTCGGCCGCCCACGACTCGGCTTCACGCTGTACGAGCACGCGTTCCTGCTGCACGACGGCAGCGAGATCAGTCTCTGGGAGATCGAGCACACGGCGACGCCGGACGGCCGTCACATGTGTGAGGTGTACGCCACGCAGGACGAGGCCCGCGCGGCGATGCAGCGCCGCGCCACCGGTCGCTCCCGCCCCAGCTGCGGCTAG
- a CDS encoding S-methyl-5'-thioadenosine phosphorylase gives MANTVPGTANTANTPGTAEIGVIGGSGFYSFLDDVTEVQVDTPYGAPSDSLFLGEIAGRKVAFLPRHGRGHHLPPHRINYRANLWALRSVGVRQVLGPCAVGGLRPEFGPGTLLVPDQFVDRTKARAQTYFDGEPLADGTVPNVVHVSPADPYCPAGRRVAVKAARGRDWEPVDGGTLVVVEGPRFSTRAESRWHASQGWSVVGMTGHPEAMLARELELCYTSLTLVTDLDAGAESGEGVSHDEVLKVFAANVDRLRTVLFDTVAGLPAEGERDCLCVRALGGMDPGIVLP, from the coding sequence ATGGCGAATACAGTTCCGGGCACGGCGAACACGGCGAACACACCGGGCACGGCCGAGATCGGCGTCATCGGCGGCTCCGGCTTCTACTCGTTCCTGGACGACGTGACCGAGGTCCAGGTCGACACCCCGTACGGAGCGCCGAGCGACTCCCTGTTCCTCGGCGAGATCGCGGGCCGCAAGGTCGCCTTCCTGCCCCGCCACGGCCGCGGCCACCATCTGCCGCCGCACCGCATCAACTACCGCGCCAACCTCTGGGCCCTGCGCTCCGTGGGCGTACGGCAGGTCCTCGGCCCGTGCGCCGTGGGCGGCCTCCGGCCCGAGTTCGGGCCAGGGACGCTCCTGGTGCCGGACCAGTTCGTGGACCGGACGAAGGCCCGCGCGCAGACGTACTTCGACGGGGAGCCGCTGGCGGACGGGACCGTGCCGAACGTGGTGCACGTGTCGCCCGCCGACCCCTACTGCCCGGCCGGGCGCCGGGTCGCCGTGAAGGCGGCGCGCGGCCGCGACTGGGAGCCGGTGGACGGTGGGACGCTCGTCGTGGTCGAGGGGCCTCGCTTCTCGACCCGCGCCGAGTCCCGCTGGCATGCCTCCCAGGGCTGGTCGGTGGTCGGCATGACCGGTCACCCCGAGGCGATGCTCGCGCGTGAACTCGAGCTCTGCTACACGTCGTTGACCCTGGTGACCGATCTCGACGCGGGCGCCGAGTCGGGCGAGGGCGTGTCGCACGACGAGGTTCTCAAGGTCTTCGCCGCCAATGTGGACCGGCTGCGGACGGTGCTCTTCGACACGGTGGCGGGGCTGCCGGCGGAGGGCGAGCGGGACTGCCTGTGCGTGAGGGCGCTCGGGGGGATGGATCCGGGGATCGTGCTGCCGTAG
- a CDS encoding P1 family peptidase codes for MTTPTRNALTDVAGLRVGHATRAGEGGWLTGTTVVLAPEGGMTAAVDVRGGGPGTRETDALDPRNVVRRIDAVTLTGGSAYGLDAASGVMAWLEEQGRGVRVGAGPREVVPVVPAACVFDLGRGGEFQARPDAATGRAAVEAAAASAPCSPVAQGSVGAGTGAVIGGLKGGVGTASTVLDSGVTVAALVVANAVGSAVDPATGALYGRFLAPDPADARDGGPHARPYPYPSPETHAAAQERIAQAKEEAAGQAPPMNTTLAVVATDAVLTRSQAHKLAGTSHDGIARAVRPVHLLNDGDTVFAVATGTRPLDEADPLALNDILAAGADMVTRAIVRAVLAAESVRGPGGTFLSYGDLYGS; via the coding sequence ATGACGACGCCCACGCGCAATGCCCTGACCGATGTCGCCGGCCTGCGGGTCGGTCATGCCACCCGCGCCGGTGAAGGCGGCTGGCTGACCGGGACGACGGTGGTGCTCGCGCCCGAGGGCGGGATGACCGCCGCCGTGGACGTGCGCGGCGGCGGCCCCGGCACGAGGGAGACGGACGCGCTCGACCCGCGCAATGTGGTCCGGCGCATCGACGCCGTGACCCTGACGGGCGGCAGCGCCTACGGCCTGGACGCCGCGTCGGGTGTCATGGCGTGGCTGGAGGAGCAGGGCCGGGGCGTACGGGTGGGGGCCGGGCCGCGCGAGGTGGTGCCGGTCGTCCCCGCCGCGTGCGTCTTCGACCTGGGGCGCGGCGGGGAGTTCCAGGCCAGGCCCGACGCGGCTACGGGCCGCGCGGCGGTGGAGGCGGCGGCCGCTTCCGCGCCGTGCTCTCCTGTCGCGCAGGGCTCGGTCGGCGCGGGCACGGGCGCGGTGATCGGCGGGCTGAAGGGCGGCGTGGGCACGGCGAGCACGGTGCTCGACTCGGGGGTGACGGTCGCGGCGCTGGTCGTGGCCAACGCGGTGGGCTCCGCGGTCGATCCGGCGACGGGCGCGCTCTACGGGCGGTTCCTCGCCCCGGACCCCGCCGACGCGCGGGACGGCGGACCCCACGCGCGCCCGTATCCGTACCCCTCGCCGGAGACGCACGCGGCGGCGCAGGAGCGGATCGCGCAGGCCAAGGAGGAGGCCGCCGGCCAGGCGCCGCCGATGAACACCACGCTCGCCGTCGTCGCCACGGACGCGGTGCTCACCCGTTCCCAGGCGCACAAGCTCGCGGGCACCTCGCACGACGGCATCGCGCGCGCCGTCCGTCCGGTGCACCTCCTCAACGACGGGGACACCGTGTTCGCCGTCGCGACCGGCACGCGCCCGCTCGACGAGGCCGACCCCCTCGCGCTGAACGACATCCTCGCGGCGGGCGCCGACATGGTGACGCGCGCGATCGTGCGGGCGGTGCTAGCGGCGGAGTCGGTGCGAGGGCCGGGCGGGACGTTCCTCTCGTACGGGGATCTGTACGGGAGTTGA